The following DNA comes from Planctomycetia bacterium.
CCGACATCTGGGGTCACCGCATCGACGAGCAACTGAGGCGGCTGAACCAGCCGGTGCTGATGGTGCACAGTGACCGCGCCGCCACCGGGCCGGTGATCCCGCGCCGCCTGTTTGACGAGATCGCCTCGAAAAACAAACAGGCGGTCTGGCTAGAAGGGCGCAACCAGATCCAGTTCTACCAGGACCCGATGACCATCGACATGGTGGTGCCGCATCTCGCACGCTTCTTCGGCCGCGTCGCCGCTTGACACCACTCACTCATCTTCGCCCCGTCGCGGAGCCCAGCCGCCGTGGTCGCCCGCGTCAATGACGCAATCGCCAAGCTGGTCAAGGAAGCCGACGTAGTGCAGGCCTTCAGTATGGCCGGCATCGAAGGCTTAGGCGGCGGGCCCGTTGAATACGCACGTTTGTTGGAGTGCGCGGCAGAACGGAACGCGAAAGCGATTCGCACGGCCGAGGCAACAGCGGAATAACACGCCGCGTCAGAACGATTCACGCGCGCCTGCACCGCATCCGCGTTCCATCAACCAATCGAAACATTCATGTCAAAACTAAAACTCACCCTCGCTTGCTGGGACTACGACCGCACCCGCGCACTGATGGACGGCTCGGTGCAGCCAGATGGCATCGACCTCAACTACCTCAACTTGCCGGTGGAAGAGACCTTCTTTCGCATGCTGCGCAATCGCGAGTTCGATGTTTCCGAGATGTCGCTGTCGTCCTACACCGTGTCGATGCAAAAGCCGGAGCGGCCGTTTGTGGCGATTCCGGCGTTTCCGTCGCGCATTTTCCGCCACTCATGCATTTACATCAACACCGCGGCGGGCATCAAGGAGCCGAAGAATTTGATCGGCAAGCGCATCGGTGTGCCGGAATACCAGATGACTGCCGCCGTGTGGATTCGCGGCATCCTCTCCGACCATTACGGCGTGCCGGTCGATAGCGTGACCTACATGTCCGGCGGCCAAGAGGAGCCGAACCGCGACGAGAAGCTCAAACTTGATCTGCCGCCCAACATCAAACTGGTGCCGATCAGCCCGGGCAAAACGCTGACGCAGATGCTGCACGCGGGCGAAATCGACGCACTTTATACCGCCCGCATGCCCTCAAGTTTTTTACGCGGTGACGGCAAGGTGAAGCGCTTGTTCGAAAATTACGGCGAGGTCGAGCTCGCCTACTGGCGCGAGACCAAACGCTTCCCGATCATGCACACCGTTGCGATGCGTCGCGATGTGTACGAAGCGAACCGCTGGATTGCGCAATGTCTGATGAAGGCATTCACCGAATCACAGCGCCGTACTTACGAAAGCTTGCGCGAGACGGCGGCGTTGAAGGGCATGCTGCCCTGGCTCTACGCGCAAGTCGAAGAGACGGTGCGCGAAATGGGTGACGACTTCTGGCCCTATGGTTTGCAGGCGAATTACGAAACGCTGGAGACGTTTTTGCGCTATCACCATGAGCAGGGCTTGTCGAAGCGGCGCGTGAAGCCGGAAGACTTGTTCGCGCCGGAGACGCTGGAGAGTTTCAGGATTTGATGCGGCAAGCCCGGGAAGTGTGGAAGTGGGAGAAGCTTTCCCACCAAGGGTTTCAGCCGTTAAATCACTGAGATCCTCACACACCAACGACCTTCAGAGGTCTACTTTTTGTTTCAAATTGACGTGTCAAAGCGTGATGTTGATGTTCTTGCTCTGAGTAAACGCGAGTAGTTCCTCGATCGATTCCTCACGACCAATCCCGGATTGTTTGTAGCCTCCGTAACCGGTGCCAAGAAAGTGTGGCCCGGCGCTGTTGACCCAGATAAATCCCGATTGCACCTTGGCTGCGGCACGGTGCGCGTTAGCGAGATCCCTGGTAAAGATGGCCGCCGTCAGCCCGTATTCAACTCGGTTAACTTGCTCAAGCATGGCCGTTTCGTCGTTCCACCTGATCACGGACAGTACGGGGCCGAAGATTTCTTCACTGGCGAACCGCATGTCTTGGCTGACATCAGTGAACACGGTCGGCTCGATGAAAAACCCGTGCTGCAACACGGGGTCTGCCGGCACATTGCCGCCGTAGACCAGCTTCGCACCTTCCTTAAGTCCGAGCGCGATATAGCCTTTGATCTTATCGAGCTGCGAACGGGAAATAATCGCACCCATGGTGGTTGCCTGATCTGTGGGAATTCCCGGTTTGAAGTGGCTGATTCCCGCGAGGATGCCGGAAACAACTGCGTCGTGAATGGACTCATGCACGAACAAGCGCGAAGTAGAACCGCATGACTGCCCACACCACGTGAAGTTCATGCCGGCGATCGCTCCTTTGATTGCGCGTTCCATGTCCGCGTCCGGATAGATGATGCACGCGTTTTTTCCACCCAGTTCCAGCGTGACGTGCTTCAAGTGTTCCGCAGCGCCCCTGGCTACTGAACGGCCAGTCGGTACGCTGCCAATCAAGGAGACGCAGGGAATGTCAGGATGTGCGACCAGCGCTTGCCCACACTCGGTACCGCCGCTCAAAATGCTCAGGACTCCCGCAGGCAAAATGCCTTCAATCAGCTCCATCAGCCGATAGGCCGACAGCGGTGCCTGGTGAGGCGGCTTCATGATCACGGTATTGCCCGCCGCCAATGGCGCGGCAGCTTTGGCGGCAGTAAACATCAACGGATGGTTATACGCAACGATTCGACCAACCACACCGAAGGGTTCACGTACTGACATGTTGACGATACCTTCACCCATGGGAATGGTCTCGCCTTTCAACTCGGTGACCAGGCCCGCGAAAAACTCCCATTGATTCGCCGCGTTCAGCACATCGCGAGTCATCTCCGCAACCGGGTTGCCGCAGTTTGCAGCGTCCAGCATTGCCAGACTTGTTGCGTTCTCTCGAAGCACTGCGCACACTTTCCGCATCAATACTGCCCTGGCCGACGGTTTCATTTGGCTCCATGCAGTGAAGGCTTGCTTGGCCGCCTCGACTGCGGAATTGACGTCCGCCGAGTTTGCTTCGGCGCAAAGTCCGAGCGACTCACCTGTCGCCGGGTTCCAGGTATCAAGATAGCCGCCTTGGGGTTTCTGCCAGGTGCCGCCATAATATAAATCGCGATGTTGCGGCAGAAATGACTGGACACAAGATGGCTTCGAACTGGGCTCTTTAGTCTGCTGGTTGGAATCAATTTGCATAATTTCATTCACTACGATCTCGCCCCTGAGGTTATGTGTTCAGTCCGACGGCCCGTGATACTCAATCACCCACTGTTACTCCGGTAGCCTTGACAATCCTTGTCCATTTCGCTACTTCTTTGCCGACATAGTCGGTCACATCCCGCGTCGACCCTCCGACTGGCTCAAATCCAGAGGCCTGCAACTTTTCACGGACATCATTGAGCCGCAGGATTGCGTTTATTTCAGAATTGAGCCGCTCAACGATA
Coding sequences within:
- a CDS encoding tripartite tricarboxylate transporter substrate-binding protein produces the protein MFAPSRSPAAVVARVNDAIAKLVKEADVVQAFSMAGIEGLGGGPVEYARLLECAAERNAKAIRTAEATAE
- a CDS encoding ABC transporter substrate-binding protein; protein product: MSKLKLTLACWDYDRTRALMDGSVQPDGIDLNYLNLPVEETFFRMLRNREFDVSEMSLSSYTVSMQKPERPFVAIPAFPSRIFRHSCIYINTAAGIKEPKNLIGKRIGVPEYQMTAAVWIRGILSDHYGVPVDSVTYMSGGQEEPNRDEKLKLDLPPNIKLVPISPGKTLTQMLHAGEIDALYTARMPSSFLRGDGKVKRLFENYGEVELAYWRETKRFPIMHTVAMRRDVYEANRWIAQCLMKAFTESQRRTYESLRETAALKGMLPWLYAQVEETVREMGDDFWPYGLQANYETLETFLRYHHEQGLSKRRVKPEDLFAPETLESFRI
- a CDS encoding aldehyde dehydrogenase family protein, coding for MQIDSNQQTKEPSSKPSCVQSFLPQHRDLYYGGTWQKPQGGYLDTWNPATGESLGLCAEANSADVNSAVEAAKQAFTAWSQMKPSARAVLMRKVCAVLRENATSLAMLDAANCGNPVAEMTRDVLNAANQWEFFAGLVTELKGETIPMGEGIVNMSVREPFGVVGRIVAYNHPLMFTAAKAAAPLAAGNTVIMKPPHQAPLSAYRLMELIEGILPAGVLSILSGGTECGQALVAHPDIPCVSLIGSVPTGRSVARGAAEHLKHVTLELGGKNACIIYPDADMERAIKGAIAGMNFTWCGQSCGSTSRLFVHESIHDAVVSGILAGISHFKPGIPTDQATTMGAIISRSQLDKIKGYIALGLKEGAKLVYGGNVPADPVLQHGFFIEPTVFTDVSQDMRFASEEIFGPVLSVIRWNDETAMLEQVNRVEYGLTAAIFTRDLANAHRAAAKVQSGFIWVNSAGPHFLGTGYGGYKQSGIGREESIEELLAFTQSKNINITL